The Micrococcales bacterium sequence AGGTCGATCTGGTCGGTGCCGATGCAGAAGGCTCCGACGGCCAGCAGCGAGTCCGCCTCGCGGAGGTGCTGCGCGCTCACCTGCGTCTTCGAGCGGACGCCCAGCAGTTGCACGCCCTCGAGCCGGCGCGCGAGTTCTTCGCCGGCCAGCGCCCGGTCCAGGCTTTCAACGGCGTAGCCGGCCCTTTCCAGCGCCGCGGCACCATCGGGGTGGATGTTCTCGAGCAGAAGGGCGCGCACCCTTCGATGGTACGAGCAGCGTCGCTCAGTGCCCGGCGAGCCACTCCTGGTTGAAGGCGTACTCCTTGTCCAGGCTGGCCAGGGTCTCCTTCTCCACGACCCCCTCCAGCTTCCCGCCGATGAGCGGGACGCTGGCCTTGACGTCCATGTTGACCACCCAGTCGGCGCTCGCGTCGCCGGTCGGCTTGACCTCGAGGCGGCCGGTGACCTTCAGCGGCTTGCCGGGGAAGTCGATGTGCAGGTCGCAGACGTAACTGCCGCCACTGGCGGTCCAGTGCTCCGTCTGCACGAGTTTGTTGGTGTCGCCCAGGATCTTCTTGGCGAAGTCCGGCAGGTCGGCCGGCACGATCCGCTCCACCTTCAGCGTGATCGCGGAGTCCGAGGTGTCGAAGGTCTGCACATCGGTGGAGATGTCACCGAGGGCCTGGTACTTGCTGTCGACGTACGCGCGGTCGGACAACATCGCCCATACGGCGTCAGCGCTGGCCTGGTACTTGTCGACACGCGAGATCTTCTTGGACATTCCATCTCCTTCGCTCCGCTGCGAACGTACTGCGAATCGCCGGGAAGTTTCCTGTCGAGCAGTCTCACCGGCTATTCTCGAACACATGTACGCAGACGGTCTCCTCGAAGGACTCAACGACGAGCAGCGAGCGGTCGCGCAGTTCGACGGCGGACCGCTGCGGGTGCTCGCCGGCGCGGGCACCGGCAAGACCACCGCGCTCAGTGCCCGGGTGGCGCGCATCGTGGCCGATGGCGTCCCCGCGGAGCGCGTCCTGCTGCTCACCTTCACCCGCCGCGCGGCACGGCAGATGGTCGAACGCAGCCACGCCCGCCTGGCCCGCATCGGGTACAAGTCCGGCCGCGTGTCCGGCGGCACGTTCCACTCCGTGGCCCACCGCACCCTGCGCCAGCACGCCGCGCGACTCGGCCTGCCGGAGGGCTTCTCCGTGCTCGACCCGGCCGACGCCGCCGACGTCATGGACGTGGTGCGCGACGAGACGCTCAAGGACCTGCCCGGTGGCCGGCGGGTGCCCCGCAAGTCCACCCTGCTCGACATCTACTCCCGCGCCGTCGACACCGGCACCCCGGTGGCCGACGTGGTCAACGCCATCGCCCCGTGGGCCAGCGACCTCGTCGAACCGATCGGCGCGGTGTGCGCCGCGTACCTCACTCGCAAACGCCGGCTGGGCCTGCTGGACTTCGACGACCTGCTACTGCACTGGCGGCAGGCCCTGCGCGACGACCTCGTGGGCCGCAGCCTCGGCGGCATGTACGACCACGTGCTCGTCGATGAGTACCAGGACGTCAACGCCCTGCAGGTCGAACTGCTGCAACTGCTGCGCCGGCACGACGACCGGATCACCGTGGTGGGCGACGACGCGCAGGCGATCTACTCGTTCCGCGCCTCCGACCCCCGCCACATCCTCGACTTCGAGGCCGACTTCGCCGGCGCCACCACGCTGCAACTCACCGTCAACTACCGCAGCACGCAGGCGATCCTGGACACCGCGAACACTCTGGCCGATGACGCCCCGGCGGGCTTCTCCACGCGACTGCGGGCCGCCGCCCCGGCGCCAGCCACCCTGCCCCGGATGGTCCGCTGCGCCGACGAGGACCACCAGAGCCAGATCGTCTGCGAGGAGGTGCTGGCCCAGCGCGAAGCCGGGGTGGCCCTGCAGGAGCAGGCGGTGCTCGTGCGTGCCGCCCACCACAGCGACCGCCTCGAGATCGAACTGGGCCGCCGCGGCATCCCCTTCGTGAAGTACGGCGGCCTGCGCTACCTGGAGGCCGCCCACGTCAAGGACCTGCTGGCCGCGTTCCGGA is a genomic window containing:
- a CDS encoding DUF2505 domain-containing protein; its protein translation is MSKKISRVDKYQASADAVWAMLSDRAYVDSKYQALGDISTDVQTFDTSDSAITLKVERIVPADLPDFAKKILGDTNKLVQTEHWTASGGSYVCDLHIDFPGKPLKVTGRLEVKPTGDASADWVVNMDVKASVPLIGGKLEGVVEKETLASLDKEYAFNQEWLAGH
- a CDS encoding ATP-dependent helicase; amino-acid sequence: MYADGLLEGLNDEQRAVAQFDGGPLRVLAGAGTGKTTALSARVARIVADGVPAERVLLLTFTRRAARQMVERSHARLARIGYKSGRVSGGTFHSVAHRTLRQHAARLGLPEGFSVLDPADAADVMDVVRDETLKDLPGGRRVPRKSTLLDIYSRAVDTGTPVADVVNAIAPWASDLVEPIGAVCAAYLTRKRRLGLLDFDDLLLHWRQALRDDLVGRSLGGMYDHVLVDEYQDVNALQVELLQLLRRHDDRITVVGDDAQAIYSFRASDPRHILDFEADFAGATTLQLTVNYRSTQAILDTANTLADDAPAGFSTRLRAAAPAPATLPRMVRCADEDHQSQIVCEEVLAQREAGVALQEQAVLVRAAHHSDRLEIELGRRGIPFVKYGGLRYLEAAHVKDLLAAFRIADNPRDEVAWFRVLQLLPGVGPTKAKRALTALGLLDDGEDAEVLLRWPLALNELPAGAQEAAEAVARAVATKQADPLRQAMAPLIRAAYDNGEERLADLDVLVEAAATLPRLSDVAADHALDPPRSTGDLAGAPAIDEDWLVISTMHSAKGLEWDVVHVIHAADGNIPSDMALTDRNGLEEERRLFYVAVTRARHDLNVYVPLRYHHRPTGDRHSWSQPSRFLSDAVRATMTEQTLLRPESGDPADIAVVDTTSAVDAELRGLFG